The following proteins are co-located in the Phragmites australis chromosome 10, lpPhrAust1.1, whole genome shotgun sequence genome:
- the LOC133930851 gene encoding profilin LP04: MSWQAYVDDHLMCEIEGQTLTSAAIVGHDGSPWAQTPNFPQFKPEEITAIMKDFDEPGTLAPTGLFLGGTKYMVIQGEPGVVIRGKKGTGGITIKKTNLALIIGIYDEPMTPGQCNMIVERLGDYLIEQNF, encoded by the exons ATGTCGTGGCAGGCGTACGTCGACGACCACCTGATGTGCGAGATCGAGGGCCAGACCCTCACCTCCGCCGCCATCGTCGGCCACGACGGCAGCCCCTGGGCGCAGACCCCCAACTTTCCGCAg TTTAAGCCTGAGGAGATTACTGCCATCATGAAGGACTTTGATGAACCTGGAACCCTTGCACCGACCGGTCTTTtccttggaggcacaaaatacATGGTGATCCAAGGTGAACCTGGTGTTGTTATCCGAGGAAAGAAG GGCACTGGAGGCATTACTATCAAGAAGACCAACCTGGCCTTGATTATTGGTATCTATGATGAGCCAATGACTCCAGGACAATGCAACATGATTGTGGAGAGGCTCGGCGATTATCTGATCGAGCAGAATTTCTAA